The DNA sequence TGCCAGATATTTATGAACATGTTACAAACATAGGCCTACCTTGGGCTGTTATTACAACAAAAtggtttgtttgtttatttgcaGAGGTTTTACCAATTGAGGTATAGTTAATCATATATACTATTTGAATTAAAACTCgtataaatttaatgttttaatctttttaaacattgttatacatatagtGTGTACagagttgaaaaattcatttgttagtttaacattttgtattaataatcgAATTCCATTTTGGATTGCCATAAACTATAGAAGtactgaataaaatatttccaacttGGCAGACTACGCTGCGTATATGGGACTGTCTGTTTTATGAAGgcagtaaaataatatttcgtgtTGCATTGACTCTGATAAAAAGGAACAAATCCAACTTGCTTGCATGTCAGAATTTCACGACATTAGCTGAATGctttaaagaaataacaaaGGACAGTATTGTGTTAAAATGTCACGATTTTATGCaggtaaatataatttactttttgaAGTATAATACTtcgtttttgaaaaaattaaaaatatcgttacAAGATACGTCCTTTTTATTAGAGTATATTTAAAGTACCCGGATCACTGCCTGGAAGTACAGTgttaaaattacgaaaaaagaTTTCACGACAACGCAtagaacaaaaagaaagtaaactaGGACGATAGTACTAAGAAGGAGTTCGCTCATTGTCCACCGAAATATTCTAGtcaatatattgtttttttgtaattcttaCAAAAAAAGCATGCTGTGTAAGATTGTATCATAATATTATGTCTACAatgtttctgtaaatataaagttagCATGGAAAGATAAGACAATATACCAATGATATTCGTATTATTGATTTATGCCGTTCTTTATACAtctattatttgtaaaaatgaacaaatattttaaatactagtTTTATCATGTATTCCATAAGATTGTAATATATTggttatattaaattcgtaTAGGTATCTTTATTACTATTGTTTTTAGCTCAAATATACAgtattgcaattaaaataaccagcagtttatttatttacagataattttattataagttaaataaaatataagatcTACTTATTATGTTATTAGATAtgtacattaaattttttttgctagaattaaattaataaatgtagatgtgatacaaattattatgtCTAGTCCTTCATTTAACTACGTGTATTTGGgttatttttcaagtaaatcctttgcttcgttaatttttgcTGCAATGTATGGAGATCCTCCTCGATCTGGATGATTTACAaccattacttttttaaagtgttcttttacttttgcttTGCTTGCAGTTGGAGATACACCCAATATTAAACTAGCTTCACGTCGAGACATTTTAGCTTCAAATCCACCTTTGTAATACTTGTTATTTGCCAATGTCTATAACCATATACCTCGTTATATATACTGCTATGTCTgccttcaaattttatatttaacctAACTTACTTGTGAATCTAATTTtggcatatttttaaatgcctCTGACATCTTTTGAGAAATAGTTGGCATTCTTCTAAGTATATAACGTCCAGTAAAACCCACTGCAGCTAGGCCTATGCCTGCTGCAACAAGCGTACTAGcctacaagaaataaaatcaaaagctAGTATACATACCCAAGAATTGTCTCGATTTACGTGTATTGTAACACATAACATAAGAATAAAGCTATCCAGTAAATAAGTAATTGGATATTTCCAATACATGTGCTAGTATATTCACGAATCTTTggtattttatgtttaattgcggatcatgaaacattttaaactcaatgaaaaatggataaacgtgaacaatatattattataaatgtttatgtaGTATCGG is a window from the Hylaeus volcanicus isolate JK05 chromosome 7, UHH_iyHylVolc1.0_haploid, whole genome shotgun sequence genome containing:
- the LOC128879521 gene encoding mitochondrial import inner membrane translocase subunit TIM14, encoding MASTLVAAGIGLAAVGFTGRYILRRMPTISQKMSEAFKNMPKLDSQTLANNKYYKGGFEAKMSRREASLILGVSPTASKAKVKEHFKKVMVVNHPDRGGSPYIAAKINEAKDLLEK